GCTGCGGGTGCGGCTGCGGAGTCGCAAACCGTGAGAATTCTCCCTCAAAGCGCGACGCTGCTGCAGCGCCCGTCAATGGCACGAAGCCGAAGCCTCTCGCATCGCACGACAGGCGAGCCGCAAGCTGCTCTTCTGGGATGCGGCTACTTTAAAGCGATCGACGCCAGTATTCTGGTAACTCATCCGCCAAGTTCGCGCCTCCACGTTGGCAGCCCAGCAGGACGTGGCGCCCGTACAGAGTAGCGCCGACGGAAAATCCGTCTCGCCGCCATTAGTGCATCTTACGACTTGTTGACCACAAGCGATGCTGCGTGCGAAATGGTGCAGTGCCGTCGACCACCAGCAAAACCGACCGTGAACTACTACGTCATGCCTGCAGAACCCTCGGACTAGTAGAGGGATGTCTGTTGCCTGCATCGAAGAGCCCGCAGGCAAGTAACGAATCTCACTGGACCGATAAGGGCGACTGGCTGGCTCTTGCACACCAACTTGATGCCGAAAGCCTCTTTTTTGTCGGTCAAGAACCAATAGCCGTTCTCGCATCACTTCCTGACGGGGAGGATGAGGCTCGCTTTTTCAATCGCGTTTGGTGCATGGCTCGCCCGCAGTTGTTCTTCTTGGCTCGTGCGGGGGAACTGGCTGTCTATCAATTGACCAAGCCACCAGTGCGCGGCAATGAATCTATCAACTCAAATGGCCGGCAGTTAGCGCTAGCTCGATCGGCATCGGAGATCCAGGAGCAACTTGCGGATTTCAGGAGGGAAGCACTCGAATCAGGAATGATTTATGGCGACGAGCGCTTTTCATCCGGTGCCTTCCGAGCAGACCGCGCATTAGTCCATGATTTGAAGACAGTGCGCCGTCTCCTCATCACTGAGGGCAAGGGCCTGGATGCATCAATTGCCCATTCCCTAATTGGCCGAGCACTATTCGTGCGCTACTTGGAAGATCGGCGCATCATTACGCCTGACTACTTCCAATCCGTGGCTGCGCGACACCGTGAATGGCGATTGATTCTCGCGTCTGAAGAGGCGGAGCATTTTGCAGAGCCAGAACTCGCCTCAATTCTCTTCTTCAAAGTCCTGAAGGACAAAGACTTCACATATGCACTATTTGAGCAATTGGCTGCCGACTTCAACGGCGATATATTTCCTGTAAGCAGTGAGGAGAGTCGCGAGGTCAAACCTGCGCACCTTCTACTCTTGCGTCGCCTACTCATGGGGGACTCAGTCTCACCCCAGCAGCAGCTTTTCCTATTTGCGTATAGATTTGACATTATTCCCATTGAACTAATCAGTAGCATCTACGAAGAGTTCTACACAGCCCATCGAGGCAAGGGAAAGAATCAATCCAGTTACTACACTCCACCGGCGCTAGTCGATTTTCTTCTTTCTCAGGTCTTAACCGAGAGAGTGTTAGACCAACGACCTCGGGTCATTGACCCAGCCTGTGGCTCAGGAATTTTTCTTGTCGAAACATTCCGTCGCATGGTTCGCCAACGCGTGCGGAAGCACGGGCGACGGTTATCACAGCGTGAATTGCGCTGCATCCTACGAGACCAGATTGCTGGGATTGATCTAAACCCAGAAGCGGTTCCTGTCACAGCATTTAGCCTTTACCTTGCCTACCTACACTACCAAGAGCCGCGAGAGATCAACGTCGACCGACGGCTGCCCAACCTACGTTGGAACCCAGATCGAAAAGAGCGGCAACCAGATCAGCACTTTGACATCCTCTATTCTGGCAATGCCTTTGAAGCCATCGACGAGGAAGATGCGGTGGCTCATGCGCACTTTGGACCAGCCTGTGCCGACATTGTTGTCGGTAACCCTCCATGGGGGGAGATAAAGAGAGATGACGACCTAGGAAGAAGAGCGCTTCCTGCCATTCTCGACTGGTGCAAAGAGAAGAAGGAAAGAGTCATTGGGGACCTTGAGTTGTCCCAAGCTTTTGTTCACCTCGCCACGGAACTACTTCGAGACGGAGGAAAAGCTGCACTACTTCTCTCCTCTGGCGTGCTTTTTAAGCAGCATGTAAACAGCCGCCAATTCCGGCAATCATGGCTCACTCGCTGCAAGCTACGACAAGTCATCAACTTTGCGCACGTTCGACACCTATTCTTCTCTGACGCTGGCCGTCCTACAGAGAAGGGGCACGCAGTTCGCGAAAGCGCCGGTGTAGCGCCTTTCATTTCAGTAGTCTTTGCGAAGGAATCCCCACCGGAAGATCATCGCTTTGCCTACTGGTCGGCAAAACGAACTCTTGAGGTTGAGAAGTCGCGCGCATTGATTCTCAGCCGTGCAGACATGCATTGGCTTAATCAGACGGAATGCCTACGCTACGAAAGTCTCTGGAAGATTTACTGGTGGGGCACGAAACGGGATGAAGGACTCATCCGGACGCTGGAAAGATTCCCATCCCTTGAACATGTACTTCGTGAAAGGGATGCAGATTGCCTCATAGGCCAAGGATATACTCCTGGCAATGCATGGCCTTCACCTGAATGGATGATGGACTACTCGGACTTACTGCCAGACGCGATGGTACGCTACTCGCCGCTCAGCAACATGCCCATGAGTCCTCCTCCACAACGTGTAGAATATCGGCCCCGCAGCGACGAACTCTTCAAGGGGCCTCGCCTCCTCGTACGTAGAGGCATCGGCGGAGTCGATAAACGTCCTATCGTTGCTCGGCTTGAGACATCGCCATTCTGCTTCCGCAGCTCAGTAAATGCATTCCGACTCGACTCAATGTCAGATGAAGAGCGACTTCTTGCTCTCGGTGTGTATTGGTCATCGCTCACGGAATATTATTTTTGGTTAACCGCGCATTCCTGGGGTCTCTGGCACGATGAACTGCAGAAGGAAGTAGCGGGCAAAATGCCACTCTGTCTAACAGGCAGCAAGGGTTCGACGAAGCGAGTCATCTCCGCCACGCGGGCATTGCGAGACTCCGCGCCTCTATTCGAGCAGGAAATTCAAAAGCTTGAGTCCGAACTCGATGAAGCGGTTTTTGATCTTTACGAACTCAATGAAGCGGACAGAGATTTGGTTCGTGACATGTCCCGCTTTGGCCTTGATTTTTACTATCGACGCAGCTCCAGCAATGGAGTAGCGCCCTTAAGACTTCCTTCCGTCCGCCACGGCCTTGCCTCTGACCTCCCTCAGAGAAAAGCAGATGGTTTAATTGGTTACCTTCAAGTCTTCCTTCGACAATGGAATGCCGAGTTAGTGCCTGATGGCGAACTTGGATGGGAAGCTATTGAAGGCCCATCCGGAGCACCCATTCTGGCACTGCTCTTCTGCACGACGCCCAAGGGCGACAAGCCTTCCTGGGTTACCGACGATAGCAGTGCTGCTTGGGCGGACGTGCTTGGGCATATGGAGAAGAATAGCCTCGTAGCACTAGACGCCCAGAAGATGATCTATACCGACACTTTCATCCGAGCGGTGAGCGAA
The window above is part of the Pyxidicoccus trucidator genome. Proteins encoded here:
- a CDS encoding HsdM family class I SAM-dependent methyltransferase, which translates into the protein MPASKSPQASNESHWTDKGDWLALAHQLDAESLFFVGQEPIAVLASLPDGEDEARFFNRVWCMARPQLFFLARAGELAVYQLTKPPVRGNESINSNGRQLALARSASEIQEQLADFRREALESGMIYGDERFSSGAFRADRALVHDLKTVRRLLITEGKGLDASIAHSLIGRALFVRYLEDRRIITPDYFQSVAARHREWRLILASEEAEHFAEPELASILFFKVLKDKDFTYALFEQLAADFNGDIFPVSSEESREVKPAHLLLLRRLLMGDSVSPQQQLFLFAYRFDIIPIELISSIYEEFYTAHRGKGKNQSSYYTPPALVDFLLSQVLTERVLDQRPRVIDPACGSGIFLVETFRRMVRQRVRKHGRRLSQRELRCILRDQIAGIDLNPEAVPVTAFSLYLAYLHYQEPREINVDRRLPNLRWNPDRKERQPDQHFDILYSGNAFEAIDEEDAVAHAHFGPACADIVVGNPPWGEIKRDDDLGRRALPAILDWCKEKKERVIGDLELSQAFVHLATELLRDGGKAALLLSSGVLFKQHVNSRQFRQSWLTRCKLRQVINFAHVRHLFFSDAGRPTEKGHAVRESAGVAPFISVVFAKESPPEDHRFAYWSAKRTLEVEKSRALILSRADMHWLNQTECLRYESLWKIYWWGTKRDEGLIRTLERFPSLEHVLRERDADCLIGQGYTPGNAWPSPEWMMDYSDLLPDAMVRYSPLSNMPMSPPPQRVEYRPRSDELFKGPRLLVRRGIGGVDKRPIVARLETSPFCFRSSVNAFRLDSMSDEERLLALGVYWSSLTEYYFWLTAHSWGLWHDELQKEVAGKMPLCLTGSKGSTKRVISATRALRDSAPLFEQEIQKLESELDEAVFDLYELNEADRDLVRDMSRFGLDFYYRRSSSNGVAPLRLPSVRHGLASDLPQRKADGLIGYLQVFLRQWNAELVPDGELGWEAIEGPSGAPILALLFCTTPKGDKPSWVTDDSSAAWADVLGHMEKNSLVALDAQKMIYTDTFIRAVSEHEILIVKRNEQRFWTRSMAREDADTTLVQAMRLSEQSR